The Aquipuribacter hungaricus genome contains the following window.
CGACACGGCGACGTCGACGCCCCAGGCGTCGTCGAACAGCCACTCGTTGCGCGGGTTGTTGACCCGGGCGACCACGCGCGGCACGCCGTACTCGGTCTTGGCGAGCAGCGACACGACGAGGTTGGCCTTGTCGTCGCCCGTGGCCGCGACGAGCACGTCGCAGGTGTCGAGGCGGGCCTCGTCGAGGGTCTCGATCTCGCACGCGTCGGCGTAGAGGAACTCCGCCCGCTCGAGGGTGTTCTTCATCCGGCCGGCCTTGGACAGCCGGTCGACGAGCAGCACGTGGTGGCCGTTGTGGATGAGCTCGCGGGCGATGGAGCGGCCCACGCTGCCCGCGCCGGCGATGACGACGCGCATCAGGCGCGCCCGGCCGGGGCGGCGGCGGCGTCGACGGCGGCGCGCCGCCGGTCGGCCTCGACGACGACGAACACCCGGTCGCCGTCCTGCAGCACGGTGTCCGAGCGGGGGATGACGGCCTGCCCGAGCCGGGTGAGGTAGGCGACGCGCACCTGCGTGGCGGCCTCGAGCCGGCGCACCTCCTGGCCGAACCAGCCGGCGTCCGGGGGCAGCTCGACGAGCGCGACGCGGCTGGCCTCGTCGGTCCACAGCGGCAGCGAGTCCGTCGGCAGCAGCTCGGCGATGATCTCGCGCGAGGTCCACGGCACCGTGGCCACGGTGGCGATGCCCAGCCGGCGGTACACCTCGGCGCGGCCGGGGTCGTAGATCCGGGCGACGACCTTGGACACCTGGTAGGTCTCCCGGGCGACCCGGGCGGCGATGATGTTGGAGTTGTCGCCGCTGGACACCGCCGCGAAGGCGTACGCCTGCTCGATGCCGGACTGCAGCAGCGTGTCCCGGTCGAAGCCCAGGCCCGGCACGGTCCGGCCGACGAAGTCCGGCCCCAGCCGGCGGAAGGAGTCCGGGTTCATGTCGATGACCGCGACGGAGTGCCCCTGGGCCTCCACGTCGTGCGCCAGACGAGCCCCGACCCGGCCGCAGCCCATCACCACGAAGTGCACGGGCGCCACGGTAGCGCCGCCCCCCGGCGCCCGCTGCGGCCCCGTCCTCGACCGTCGGGCCGCCGGAGCACCACCGCCTAGCATCTGCGCGTGAGCTCGCTGCTGACCGTGCCCAAGCGCCTGATCCTCGGGCGCGCACGACGCAGCGACCGCGCCGACGACACCCTGCTGCCCAAGCGGCTCGCCCTGCCGGTCTTCGCGGCCGACCCCGTGTCGTCGGTGGCCTACGCCACGCAGGAGCTGCTCGTCATCCTCGCCCTCGGCGGGACCGCGGCGCTGGTCCTCGCGCCGGAGGTCGCGGTGGCCGTGTGCGTCGTCGTCGCGGTGGTCGTGCTGTCCTACGGCCCGCTGGTCCGCGCCTACCCGGGCGGCGGCGGGTCCTTCGCCGTGGCCTCCCGCAACCTGGGCCCCCGGGCGGGCCTGGTCGCCGCGGCCGCGCTGCTGGTCGACTACACCCTCACCGTCGCCGTCAGCGCCGCCGCGGCCATCGACAACCTCGTCTCGGTGCTGCCCACGCTGGACTCCGCCCGGATCCCGCTCGCGGTCGCCGCGGTACTGCTCGTCATGGTCGTCAACCTGCGCGGGCGCCACGAGGCCGGGTGGTCGGCGATGGTCCCGGTCTACGCCTTCGTCGTCGTCATCGGCGTGCTCGTCGTCACCGGGCTCGTCCGCTGGGCGTCCGGGGACACCCCGACCGCGGCCAGCGCCGGCTTCGAGCTGGACCGCTCCACCGACCTCACCGCGGTCGCGCTCGCCCTCGTCGTGCTCCGCTCCTTCGCCGGCGGCGGCGCGGCGCTGGCCGGGGTGGACGCCATCGCCAACGGCGTCCCGGCGATGCGCTCGCCGAAGGGGCGCAACGCCGCGCTCACCCTGGTCGGGGTCGGCGCCACCACCGTGCTGCTGTTCGGCGGCGTGCTCGCCCTCGCCGTCGTCAGCGGCGTCACCGTCGCGCGCGACTCCTGCGACCTGCAGGGCCTGCCGACCGACTGCGCCCGCTTCACCCAGCAGACGGTGCTCGCCCAGCTCGCGGAGGCGGTGTTCGGGCCCGGCAGCATCGGCGCGGTGCTCGTCGCCGTGGTCACGGTCGCGGTGCTGCTCGCCGCGGCCAACAGCGCCTTCAACGGCTTCCCGCTGCTCGCGGCCACCCTGGCGGACTCCGGCTACCTGCCGCGCCAGCTGGCCCGCCGCGGCGACCGCCTCGCGCACAGCAACGGCATCCTCGTGCTCGCCCTGGGCGCGGTCGCGGTGCTGCTCGTGCTCGAGGCGCGGGTCGGCCCGCTGCTCGACCTCTACCTGGTCGGGCTCTTCACCTCCTTCACCCTGGCGCAGGTCGGGATGGCCCGGCACTGGGGGACCCGGCTGCGCACCGCGCGCCGCGCGGACCGCCGGGCACCCGTGGCCGGCCGGGCCCTGGCCGTGCTCGCCGCGGTGTGCACCGGCTCGGTGCTGGCGGTGCTCCTCGTCGTCAAGGTGCCCAACGGCGCCTGGGCCTCGGTGCTCGTCATGGTGCTGCTCGGCCTGGCCATGCACCGCATCCACCGCCACTACGACGAGGTCGCCGAGGAGGTCGCGCTGCCCGAGGGCGAGGGACCCGAGCCGATGCCGGCCCGGGTGCACGCCGTCGTCCTCGTGTCCCGGCTGCACCGCCCGGTCACCCGGGCGCTGGCCTACGCCCGGGCGACCCGGCCCTCGACGCTGGAGGCGGTCACCGTGGCCACCGACCCGGCCGCGGCGCGCGAGCTCAGCGAGGAGTGGGCCCGGCGCCGGGTGACCGTGCCGCTGCGCGTGCTGGACTCCCCGTTCCGCGAGGTCACCCGGCCGCTCACCGAGCACGTCCGCCAGCTGCGCGCCCGCGGCCCCCGCGACGTCGTCACGGTGTTCCTGCCGGAGTACGTGGTCGCCCACTGGTGGGAGGCGCTGCTGCACAACCGGTCCAACCTGTGGCTGCGCGCCCGGCTCGCGGCCACCCCCGGCGTCATGGTGGTGAGCGTCCCCTGGCAGCTGGCCTCCGCGGTGGCCGACGGCGACCTCGCCGCGCGCGCGGCGGGGGAGCGGACCCTGGTCCAGGAGGCCGCCCGCACCGGCGCCGCCGACAGCGACCGCCGGCCGCACGCGTGAGCCAGGACCTCGGTCGCGACGGGGCCGACCGCACCGGCCCCGCGGACCAGGCCGGACCCGACGACCGGCCGGGGGCGGCGCCGGACGACGGCCTGCTCACCCTCACCGCCGGGCCCGTGGCCCACGGCGGCCACGTCGTCGCCCGCGTCGGCGACGCCCCCGACGGCCGGGTGGTCTTCGTCCGTCACGCCCTGCCCGGCGAGGTCGTCCGGGTCCGGCTCACCGACGCCGGCGAGGGCCGGAGCTTCTGGCGCGGCGAGGCCGTCGAGGTGCTCGAGGCCAGCCCCCACCGGGTGCAGCCGCCCTGCCCGTACGCCCACCCCGGCGGGTGCGGCGGCTGCGACCTGCAGCACGTCGAGCTCACCGAGCAGCGCCGGCTCAAGGCGGCGGTCGTCACCGAGCAGCTCGTCCGCCTCGGCGGCGTCGACCCCGAGCAGGTGCTCGGCGGCCCGGTCGTCGTCCAGGCGCTGCCGGAACCCGGCCGGGCACCGGGGGAGGAGACGGGCCTGGGCTGGCGGACCCGGGTCCGCTACGCCGTCGATCGCTCCGGTCACCCGGGCTTCCACCGCCACCGCAGCCACGACGTCGTCCCGGTCACCCGCTGCCCGCAGGTGACCGACGCTGTCGACGCGGTGGGCGTCACGCGCCTGCCGTGGCCGGGCGTCTCCGGGGTGCAGGTGTCCTCCGGCGACGACGGCGCCGTGGTGCGCGCCGAGCACGGCCCCCGCCGGACCCGGCTGCCGCGGGTGGACGCCCTCGGCCTGGTCGGGGGCACCGAGGACCGGCCCGAGCGGGTGGCCGGGCGCACCTGGGTCCGCCACGACGTGCCCGGTGCCGGCCGGCTGCGGGTCGGCGTCGACGGGTTCTGGCAGGCGCACGCCACGGCGGCCGAGACCTTCGTCGCGCACGTCCGGCGCCACGCGGGCGTCCGCCCCGGCGACACCGTGCTCGACCTCTACGCCGGGGCCGGGCTGTTCACCGTCGCCCTGGCCGGCGACCTGGGGGACGCCGGCGAGCTGGTCGCCGTGGAGTCCGACCGGGGCGCGGTCGCCGACCTGCGCCGCAACGTCCACGCCGCCCCGGCCGTCCGGGTGGTCCACGACCGGGTCGAGCGCGCGCTGCGCGGCAGCGACGTCCCGGCCGCCGCCGACGTCGTCGTCCTCGACCCGCCGCGCGCGGGCGCCCGCTCCGCCGTGGTGTCCGCGGTCGTCGCCCGGGGCCCCCGCGCGGTCGTGCTCGTCGCCTGCGACCCGGCCTCCCTGGGGCGCGACACGGCGCTGCTGCAGGAGCGCGGCTACCGGCTGCGGGCCCTCGAGGCGATGGACGCCTTCCCCATGACCCACCACGTCGAGTGCGTCGCCCTCTTCACCCCCGAGGCCCCCGCCTGATATCTTGACGTCAAGAGATCTCCTGTCTGTCCGCCCGTCGCGCGCTGCGGCAGGATGGGCAGCCGCGAGACCGGTACGAGCACGGACGACGACGCCGAGAGGGACTCCCATGACCGCAGGCCAGCACCCGGACAGCTTCAGCTCCCGCAGCACGCTCGAGGTGGCGGGGACCACGTACGACTACTACCGCCTCGACGCGGTCGAGGGTGCGGCGGACCTGCCGTTCAGCCTCAAGGTCCTGCTGGAGAACCTGCTGCGCACGGAGGACGGGCTCAACGTCACCGCCGACGCCGTCCGCGCCCTCGGCGGCTGGCAGGCCGACGCCGAGCCGGACGTGGAGATCCAGTTCACCCCCGGCCGCGTGGTCATGCAGGACTTCACCGGCGTGCCCTGCATCGTCGACCTGGCCACCATGCGCGAGGCCGTCGTCGACCTGGGCGGCGACCCGGCGAAGGTCAACCCGCTCGCCCCCGCCGAGCTGGTCATCGACCACTCGGTCATCGTCGACAGCTTCGGCACCCCGGACTCCCTCGAGCTCAACATGGCCGTGGAGTACGAGCGCAACCGCGAGCGCTACCAGTTCCTGCGCTGGGGCCAGACCGCCTTCAGCGACTTCGTCGTCGTGCCCCCGGGCGTCGGCATCGTCCACCAGGTCAACCTCGAGCGCCTCGCGCGCGGCGTGATGACCAAGGAGGTCGACGGCCGGACCGTGGCGTACCCCGACACCCTGGTCGGGACCGACTCCCACACCACGATGATCAACGGCATCGGCGTGCTCGGCTGGGGCGTCGGCGGCATCGAGGCCGAGGCGGCCATGCTCGGCCAGCCGGTGTCCATGCTCATCCCGCGCGTCGTCGGCTTCCGGCTCAGCGGCGAGATCCCCGTCGGCGTCACCGCCACCGACGTCGTCCTCACCATCACCGAGCAGCTGCGCCGCCACGGCGTGGTCGGCAAGTTCGTCGAGTTCTACGGCGAGGGCGTCGCGGCCGTGCCGCTGGCCAACCGGGCGACCATCGGCAACATGAGCCCCGAGTTCGGCTCCACCTGCGCGATCTTCCCGGTCGACGAGGTGACCACGGAGTACCTGCGCCTCACCGGGCGCAGCGAGCAGCAGGTCGCGCTCGTCGAGGCCTACGCCCGCGCGCAGGGGATGTGGCACGACCCGTCCGCCGAGGGCTACACCGAGCCGCGCTTCAGCGAGTACCTCGAGCTGGACCTGTCGACCGTGGTGCCGAGCATCGCCGGCCCCAAGCGTCCCCAGGACCGGATCGCCCTGTCCGACGCCCGCGAGGGCTTCCTCTCCGTGCTGCCCGACTACGCGGGCGACGCCGACCAGACCCAGGACGGCGGCGTCACCACGCTGGCCGACCAGGCCTCGGTCGAGAGCTTCCCGGCCTCCGACGCGCCGTCGATCACCCCCGGTGCCGCCGACGACGAGCCCGCGCCGGGCGAGGCGACCGGCAGCCAGGTGCCCGCGCAGACCCGTGCCAGCCGGCCGACGAGCGTGCGGATGGCCGACGGCACGACGACCGAGATCGACCACGGCGCCGTCGTCATCGCCGCGATCACCTCGTGCACCAACACGTCCAACCCGACCGTCATGGTCGCTGCGGCGCTGCTGGCCAAGAAGGCCGTCGAGCGCGGCCTGGACCGCAAGCCGTGGGTGAAGACCTCGCTGGCCCCCGGCAGCAAGGTCGTCATGGACTACTACGAGAAGGCCGGCCTGACGCCGTACCTGGACAAGCTCGGCTTCAACCTCGTCGGCTACGGCTGCACCACGTGCATCGGCAACTCCGGCCCGCTGCCCACCGAGGTCAGCGAGGCCGTCCAGGCCAACGACCTGGCCGTGGTCAGCGTGCTGTCGGGCAACCGCAACTTCGAGGGCCGGATCAACCCCGACGTCAAGATGAACTACCTCGCCAGCCCCCCGCTGGTCGTCGCCTACTCCCTGGTCGGGACCATGGACTTCGACTTCGACAGCGAGCCGGTCGGCACCGCCACCGACGGCAGCCCGGTCATGCTCGCCGACATCTGGCCCTCCCCGGAGGAGGTCCAGCAGGTCATCGACTCCACCATCGACCTGCAGATGTTCGCCGACGGGTACGCCGACGTCTTCGCCGGCGACCAGCGCTGGCAGTCCCTGCCCACGCCCGAGGGCGACACCTTCGCCTGGGACGCCGGCAGCACCTACGTGCGGAAGCCCCCGTACTTCGACGGCATGTCCATGGACCCGGCGCCCGTCGCCGACGTCACCGGCGCCCGGGTGCTCGCCCTGCTCGGGGACTCCGTCACCACCGACCACATCAGCCCCGCCGGCGCCATCAAGCCGGGCACCCCGGCCGCGGCCTACCTCGAGGCCAACGGCGTCGCGCGCACGGACTACAACTCCTACGGCAGCCGCCGCGGCAACCACGAGGTGATGATCCGCGGCACCTTCGCCAACATCCGGCTGCGCAACCAGCTGCTCGACGGGGTCCAGGGCGGCTACACCCGCGACTTCACCTCCGGCGGGGGGCAGGCGTTCATCTACGACGCCGCCCAGCACTACGCCGAGGCCGGCACCCCGCTCGTCGTCCTGGCGGGCAAGGAGTACGGCTCGGGCTCCAGCCGCGACTGGGCGGCCAAGGGCACGGCGCTGCTCGGGGTCACGGTCGTCGTCGCCGAGAGCTTCGAGCGGATCCACCGCTCCAACCTCATCGGGATGGGCGTCCTGCCGCTGCAGTTCCCGGCGGGGGAGTCCGCGGCGTCGCTCGGGCTGACGGGCACGGAGACCTTCGACGTCACCGGCATCACCGCGCTGCAGGACGGGACGACGCCGCGCACGGTCCGCGTCGTGGCACGGTCCGAGGCCGGCGAGGAGACGTCGTTCGACGCCGTCGTCCGGATCGACACCCCCGGCGAGGCCGACTACTACCGCAACGGGGGAATTCTCCAGTTCGTCCTGCGGAGCCTCGCCCGCGCCTGAGATGAACGGGCCGCGACGGCCCGGGGACAATTAGTTGCGTGACCACACCGTTATCTATAGGTGCTGGTCAGGCGTGTGTTCCCGGGCCTAGCGTCGGGCCACCCCCGCAGGGGTCCCGACGGTCGCGGCGCTCGTTCGTGCCGCCCCAGAGGTGCAATGACGCATCCAGGAGGCAACAACAGATGAACACTCGACGCGCGGTCGTGGCCGCGACCGGAATGACGCTGGCCCTCACGGTGGCGGCGTGCGGTGGCGGTGGCGGCACCGCCGCGGAGTCCACGGCCGACGCCGCGGGCGGCGGCAGCACCGGCGAGGCCTCGGCCCCGGCGGACGAGGGCTCCGAGCCCGCCGCGGGCGGGGGCGAGGGCGGCACCGTCGGCGTCATCCTCCCCGACACCGCCAGCTCGGCCCGCTGGGAGAGCGCGGACCGGCCGTTCCTGCAGGAGGCGTTCGACGCCGCCGGCGTGACCGCCGACATCCAGAACGCCAACGGCGACACCGCTGCCTTCCAGACCATCGCCGACGGCATGATCAACGCCGGGGTGGACGCGCTCCTCATCGTCAACCTCGACTCCGAGACCGGGACCGCCGTCATCTCCGACGCGGCCGCGGCCGGCATCCCCGTCATCGACTACGACCGCCTCACCCTGGGCGGCGGCGCCGACTACTACGTGTCCTTCGACAACGTCGCCGTCGGCACCACCATCGGCGAGGGCCTGGTGACCTGCCTGCAGGACGCCGGCACCACCGAGGGCGACGTCGTCCTCCTCAACGGCTCCCCGACGGACAACAACGCCACCCTGTTCAAGCAGGGCTACGAGGCCGCCATCACCGAGGCCGGCTACGGCATCGCCGACGACCAGGACGTGCCGGACTGGGACAACACCCAGGCGGGCACCATCTTCGAGCAGATCTTCACCAGCACCGGCGGCAGCTTCGTCGGCGTGGCCGCGGCCAACGACGGCCTCGGCGGCGCCGCGGTCTCCGTCCTCGAGCGCAACCAGCTCGCCGGCCAGATCCCCGTCACCGGCCAGGACGCCACCGACGAGGGCCTGCAGCGTGTGCTCCTCGGCACCCAGTGCATGACGGTCTACAAGGCCGTCCGCGCCGAGGCCGAGGCGGCCGCCGAGCTCGCCATCGCCGTCATCGGCGGCGACACCGCGGCGGCCGACGGCCTCGCCACGGGGAGCACCGACGACAGCGTCACCGGCGAGGCCGTCCCCTCGGTCCTCCTGGAGCCGCAGGCCATCTTCCGCGACAACGTGCAGGACGTCGTGGCCGACGGCTACACCACGGCCGAGAACCTCTGCACCACGCCCGAGCTCCAGACGGCGTGCGACGAGGTCGGCGTCGAGTAGGCACCAGCAGCGCGGGTGACGGGGGTCGTGGCTCAGCCACGGCCCCCGTCACCCTGTGCCCCCACCCTCGACCCGGTCACGCCCAGGAAGGGACAGACATGGCAGGAACGCAGCCGCTGCTGCAGCTGAAGAAGGTGGACAAGCACTTCGGTGCCGTCCACGTGCTCAAGGGGGTGGACCTCGAGGCCTACTCCGGCGAGGTCACCGCGCTGGTCGGCGACAACGGCGCCGGCAAGTCCACCCTCGTCAAGTCCGTCGCCGGCATCCACGGCTTCGACGGAGGGGAGTACCTGTTCGAGGGCAGGCCCGTGGAGGTGACGAGCCCCAAGCAGGCCAACGCGCTCGGCATCGAGGTCGTCTACCAGGACCTCGCGCTGTGCGACAACTTGGACGTGGTCGCCAACATGTACCTGGGCCGCGAGAGCACCTCCGGCGGGATGATCGACGAGATCACCATGGAGCGCAGCGCCACCGAGACCCTGCGGGGCCTGTCGGT
Protein-coding sequences here:
- a CDS encoding ATP-binding cassette domain-containing protein, whose amino-acid sequence is MAGTQPLLQLKKVDKHFGAVHVLKGVDLEAYSGEVTALVGDNGAGKSTLVKSVAGIHGFDGGEYLFEGRPVEVTSPKQANALGIEVVYQDLALCDNLDVVANMYLGRESTSGGMIDEITMERSATETLRGLSVRTLKSVRAPVSALSGGQRQTVAIARAVLWNSKLVILDEPTAALGVAQTEQVLQLVRRLADKGLAVILISHNMNDVVRVADRVVALYLGRTAAQVKASESSTSQIVELITSGRSGDIGLTAEESGAVA
- a CDS encoding aconitate hydratase AcnA encodes the protein MTAGQHPDSFSSRSTLEVAGTTYDYYRLDAVEGAADLPFSLKVLLENLLRTEDGLNVTADAVRALGGWQADAEPDVEIQFTPGRVVMQDFTGVPCIVDLATMREAVVDLGGDPAKVNPLAPAELVIDHSVIVDSFGTPDSLELNMAVEYERNRERYQFLRWGQTAFSDFVVVPPGVGIVHQVNLERLARGVMTKEVDGRTVAYPDTLVGTDSHTTMINGIGVLGWGVGGIEAEAAMLGQPVSMLIPRVVGFRLSGEIPVGVTATDVVLTITEQLRRHGVVGKFVEFYGEGVAAVPLANRATIGNMSPEFGSTCAIFPVDEVTTEYLRLTGRSEQQVALVEAYARAQGMWHDPSAEGYTEPRFSEYLELDLSTVVPSIAGPKRPQDRIALSDAREGFLSVLPDYAGDADQTQDGGVTTLADQASVESFPASDAPSITPGAADDEPAPGEATGSQVPAQTRASRPTSVRMADGTTTEIDHGAVVIAAITSCTNTSNPTVMVAAALLAKKAVERGLDRKPWVKTSLAPGSKVVMDYYEKAGLTPYLDKLGFNLVGYGCTTCIGNSGPLPTEVSEAVQANDLAVVSVLSGNRNFEGRINPDVKMNYLASPPLVVAYSLVGTMDFDFDSEPVGTATDGSPVMLADIWPSPEEVQQVIDSTIDLQMFADGYADVFAGDQRWQSLPTPEGDTFAWDAGSTYVRKPPYFDGMSMDPAPVADVTGARVLALLGDSVTTDHISPAGAIKPGTPAAAYLEANGVARTDYNSYGSRRGNHEVMIRGTFANIRLRNQLLDGVQGGYTRDFTSGGGQAFIYDAAQHYAEAGTPLVVLAGKEYGSGSSRDWAAKGTALLGVTVVVAESFERIHRSNLIGMGVLPLQFPAGESAASLGLTGTETFDVTGITALQDGTTPRTVRVVARSEAGEETSFDAVVRIDTPGEADYYRNGGILQFVLRSLARA
- a CDS encoding sugar ABC transporter substrate-binding protein; amino-acid sequence: MNTRRAVVAATGMTLALTVAACGGGGGTAAESTADAAGGGSTGEASAPADEGSEPAAGGGEGGTVGVILPDTASSARWESADRPFLQEAFDAAGVTADIQNANGDTAAFQTIADGMINAGVDALLIVNLDSETGTAVISDAAAAGIPVIDYDRLTLGGGADYYVSFDNVAVGTTIGEGLVTCLQDAGTTEGDVVLLNGSPTDNNATLFKQGYEAAITEAGYGIADDQDVPDWDNTQAGTIFEQIFTSTGGSFVGVAAANDGLGGAAVSVLERNQLAGQIPVTGQDATDEGLQRVLLGTQCMTVYKAVRAEAEAAAELAIAVIGGDTAAADGLATGSTDDSVTGEAVPSVLLEPQAIFRDNVQDVVADGYTTAENLCTTPELQTACDEVGVE
- a CDS encoding class I SAM-dependent RNA methyltransferase; this translates as MSQDLGRDGADRTGPADQAGPDDRPGAAPDDGLLTLTAGPVAHGGHVVARVGDAPDGRVVFVRHALPGEVVRVRLTDAGEGRSFWRGEAVEVLEASPHRVQPPCPYAHPGGCGGCDLQHVELTEQRRLKAAVVTEQLVRLGGVDPEQVLGGPVVVQALPEPGRAPGEETGLGWRTRVRYAVDRSGHPGFHRHRSHDVVPVTRCPQVTDAVDAVGVTRLPWPGVSGVQVSSGDDGAVVRAEHGPRRTRLPRVDALGLVGGTEDRPERVAGRTWVRHDVPGAGRLRVGVDGFWQAHATAAETFVAHVRRHAGVRPGDTVLDLYAGAGLFTVALAGDLGDAGELVAVESDRGAVADLRRNVHAAPAVRVVHDRVERALRGSDVPAAADVVVLDPPRAGARSAVVSAVVARGPRAVVLVACDPASLGRDTALLQERGYRLRALEAMDAFPMTHHVECVALFTPEAPA
- a CDS encoding potassium channel family protein, which translates into the protein MHFVVMGCGRVGARLAHDVEAQGHSVAVIDMNPDSFRRLGPDFVGRTVPGLGFDRDTLLQSGIEQAYAFAAVSSGDNSNIIAARVARETYQVSKVVARIYDPGRAEVYRRLGIATVATVPWTSREIIAELLPTDSLPLWTDEASRVALVELPPDAGWFGQEVRRLEAATQVRVAYLTRLGQAVIPRSDTVLQDGDRVFVVVEADRRRAAVDAAAAPAGRA
- a CDS encoding potassium channel family protein — encoded protein: MRVVIAGAGSVGRSIARELIHNGHHVLLVDRLSKAGRMKNTLERAEFLYADACEIETLDEARLDTCDVLVAATGDDKANLVVSLLAKTEYGVPRVVARVNNPRNEWLFDDAWGVDVAVSTPRLMTALVEEAVEVGEMVRLFQLQQSSASLFEFTVPRESPVAGTAIRDITLPPDTVLTCIVRDHRPIAPSPDDTVEAGDELMVLTTPDQEAELAGLLASWRTGA
- a CDS encoding APC family permease; amino-acid sequence: MSSLLTVPKRLILGRARRSDRADDTLLPKRLALPVFAADPVSSVAYATQELLVILALGGTAALVLAPEVAVAVCVVVAVVVLSYGPLVRAYPGGGGSFAVASRNLGPRAGLVAAAALLVDYTLTVAVSAAAAIDNLVSVLPTLDSARIPLAVAAVLLVMVVNLRGRHEAGWSAMVPVYAFVVVIGVLVVTGLVRWASGDTPTAASAGFELDRSTDLTAVALALVVLRSFAGGGAALAGVDAIANGVPAMRSPKGRNAALTLVGVGATTVLLFGGVLALAVVSGVTVARDSCDLQGLPTDCARFTQQTVLAQLAEAVFGPGSIGAVLVAVVTVAVLLAAANSAFNGFPLLAATLADSGYLPRQLARRGDRLAHSNGILVLALGAVAVLLVLEARVGPLLDLYLVGLFTSFTLAQVGMARHWGTRLRTARRADRRAPVAGRALAVLAAVCTGSVLAVLLVVKVPNGAWASVLVMVLLGLAMHRIHRHYDEVAEEVALPEGEGPEPMPARVHAVVLVSRLHRPVTRALAYARATRPSTLEAVTVATDPAAARELSEEWARRRVTVPLRVLDSPFREVTRPLTEHVRQLRARGPRDVVTVFLPEYVVAHWWEALLHNRSNLWLRARLAATPGVMVVSVPWQLASAVADGDLAARAAGERTLVQEAARTGAADSDRRPHA